The nucleotide sequence GAACCGCCGGTAGAAACTTGCTAGGCCGTGGAATGATCGGACTTGAGTGATGCTCGTTGGTTTAGGCCATTCCTCGATCGCGCGAACCTTCTCCTCGTCCACCTTAAGACCCTGCGAGGAAACAACAAAGCCTAGGAAGACCAACTGATCAGCAGCGAacacgcactttttcaagtttgcgtaGAGTCTCTCTTCGCGGAGAGTAAACAACACGGAATTCAAATGCTCAACATGCTCGGACAAGTTCGAACTATAAACAAGTatatcatcaaagtaaacaaCTACGAACTTGTTAATAAACGACCttaaaacatggttcataagacgcataaaggtagatggggcgttagaaagaccaaatggcattaccaaccattcTTACAAACCTTGTTTCGTCTTGAAGACGGTTTTCCACTCGTCACCCTCCTTCATACGAACTTGATGGTAGCCGCTCTtcaagtcgatcttggagaagatGCTGGCGCCACTAAGCTCGTCTAGCATGTCATCGAGGCGTGGGATGGGGTGGCGGtatttgatggtgatgttgttgacggCTCGACAGTCAACGCACATCCTCTATGATCCGTATTTCTTTGGGACTAGGAGCACCAGAACGGCACACAGACTCAAGCTCTCTCGAACGTAGCCTTGCGCCATGAGCTCCTTGACTTGTCGTTCAAGCTCCTTCGCCTCTTCGGGATTGACACGGTAGGCTGGTCGGTTGGGAAGCTGCACGCCTGGAATGAGGTCAATCTGGTGCTCAATGCCTCTGATCGGTGGTAAGCCTTCTGGAAGTTCCTCCGGGAACACGTCGGCGTAGCGTTTGAGGACATTGTGGATCACCTCCGGTAAGGCGTCTAGTGAACCTTCGAGACCTGAAAGCAACACATCTCGAAACACCATCAATAACACTTAGGctgagtccttaagggactttctaacatcaccATATTGACACAGGAAGTTCTTTTTGTCGTTCGATTCTTTAGACAAGTTGTCTTGCATTTCATGAACTTGCGTGgggctcaagggtttcaagcaaatacgCTTGTTGTCATGAACGAAAAAGTATTGGTTAGTGTGGCCGCAATGTGTGGtgcgcttatcaaactgccatggacaccccaataagaggtggctagcttgcataggcACTATATCACATAGGACTTGATCCTTATACGGACCGACACTGAATGGGACCGTGACCTGTTCCTTTACATAGATCACGGTCTTATCATTTAACCATCTCAAGCGGTAAGGACGggggtggtttgtggtttcaagagaaattttcttgacaagactggaacttgcCACGTTAGTGCAAGAACCTCCGTCTATTATCAAGCCACAAACGcgaccacttacagtgcatctcGTGTGGAAGATGTTGTCACGTTGGTTGGCGTCGTCAGTCGCTACGCCGGCGTTCAAGATGCGGCGTATCATTAGCAGTTCTCCAACTTCGGGCTCCGTAACAGCTTCTTCCAGCTCAGCTTCTCCTCAAACATTCACCTCGGTGGCCTCATCGTTGGACTCGATCTTGCCAGCCTCGGTCAGTATCATTGTCCGTGCGTTTGGATAATAACGAGCGTAGTGGCCTCTcccttgacacttgaaacaCACAATGTCGCGGCTCCAGACGTCGGTGGTGTTGCGTCGTGGATCTTGGCGCTCATTGGTGGCCGGCTCCCTTGGTTTAAATCTCGAGTCTGCACTGGTCGCCTTTGGCTTCTCTGGTAATCGGTTCGATGGTGACGCGTTAGGAGTCCAATTCGTAACTCCTTGAGTTCGGCCACGAGGCGCAGaggcgctcttcttcttgatttgagtcTCAATCTGCACCGAGAgatgcaacaactcttcaaAGGTTTGATAGGGTTGGCGCTCGACCTTGCGCGCAATGCGTTCTTGCAATCCATCCAAGAATTGAGTCATGAGTGACTCTTCAGAGTCATCGACTTGCAATCGGTTGCGCAAGTGTTCAAACTCTTCGTAATACTCCTCCACGTTTCGTGCGCCTTTCATGAGTCGCCGAAACTTCTTCTGGAGCTCGCGGTGATAGTATGGAGGCACGTAGCGCCTTCGCATTTCCGCTTTCAAGACCTTCTAAATAGTGATAGGTCGGTCGCGGTTGCTTCGTTGCTCAGCTTCGAGGCGATCCCACCAGGTAAGAGCATGATCAGTGAATTGTGCCACCGCGTATTGGACCTTTTGCAGCTCCGGATAGGCATGACACGAGTATAAGTGATCCATACGGCTCTCCCATTCAAGATAGGCCTCGAGGTCTGACTTGCCCGCGAACGTGGGTGGAATCATCTTGTGGTTTGGCTCTTGACGTCTTGGAGCATCGTCGTCTTGATCATCATAGCGGTGTCGTCGTCTATGCCGCGGTTCATAGTCCTCGTCGGATTGGTTGCTCGCCGGCTCTCGTCGTGGTTGCCTAGCGGGCAACGGATCTTCGCTGGGAGGAttcataagttcaatcctcaTGAGACGGTCGGCAAGTTGCTCTAAACCGGTGCGTAGTGCGGCGAGGGTGATGCCAATCTCTGGTGGTGCTGGTGGAACTTCTTCGGCCATCGTACGGACTAGTCGTTGGTGACGTGGTGCGGCCTCGCTGTGAaactttgaatttaaacctcgcaaaaaaaaaagaataaacacaAAAGTAAACACGCGTGAGTTTCACTCGTTCAAGAGGACCACACAAAACTTTGTTTCACCAACAATGATTGAAAACAGCTATGACAGATTCAAACCTATGACTAAAATAAgtaaagcaaaagtaaaagtaaaaagtGCAAGAGGACAAGGCTACTTTATGACCGGAAACAAAAACGCGTAAGTAAGAACACACTCCTAACTTTATCGATCTAAAGGTAGACTCACAAGAACACGAACGAACAGAGATATGAACACGAAGAACAAATACGCAAACTAACAACCTAAAGAAGCAATGAACAACCGCAAACATACACCAAAATAAACCAAACGGCTAAACGGAACCTAAGAAACTAAAAGACGCGAACTttgctattaaaaactaaaagattgaaactttaaacgGAATAAGAAAGTTttggaaagaaacaacctcgtaGGAGCTTTAAAGCtttgataccaagctgatgtgacccggAGAGGCGGTCGCGGTACGGTTGGGTACGGAagcggcttgagctctcggccAACTTTCGAACGGTAGAACTTTCCTCGGCAAGGTTCTGGGATTCGGATCTAGGTAAGAATCAAACaagggaaacggagtttgagGGAATTCAAACGAGATGTTTGGGAGATACGACAAGAAGCCACGAACGGATCGATCGGGTGGTACGGATGCagaacgaacgaacgaacggTTGCGGTGGAAACGATGGTGGAGACGAGTTGAGACGATTCGGTGGAGAACTCGAGGACTTGTGAAAGAGGACTCGAGGTTGCGAAGGGGAAAGATGGAAGCGAAGTGAGGGGAAGTACGAATGGATcgagagacgacacaagaggtttgactctcctcttgatacggtctctaacaaggtcgaacccggttcgaggcttgttaggattttctcaaggttcaatcccggattgaagaaagagaagagtgagacaagtttcaagaatctctcttgaagaaaagttttaatttcatacaagtctaaggaggaacaaagCTGAGAGAGAGTTTAAATACATTAGGTCAAGTGAGGGCttagggacacgcggactcTTAATTGTCCGCACAATCGTCCTTAGACGTGTTTCCCTTGTAAATGGAACACGTCGCCTCTATTGACTTTCAACGCTAAGCTCTCAACGTTCAAAAGCTAAAGGATCAAAGGAGAATATTCTCAATgtttcaaatttaaaccaaaaactaagagggaagagagataaccgccttggccttgtgCGTGAGGCAGCTTAACGTTTAGGCGTTTTGcatttagctccatgcctcgttaaaaccttctccggtaaacccattgggacaaacacggagtaaggaaaaagagtacactttgTTGCTTAACAACTTGATCGTCTTCActttgggtaagagtgaagactaagcagactgagccttcggagtcttcatgAGATGGCTGGCGTTGGACGAATGATCGGACAGATAGGTTGAGCCGCtgcttggccgcctttgctgagctcttggaacgtgtggtggctccgggaaggattgttggaaccttggctgcgtccgatgcgtcttggtcaggcgtctcggtcacGTCCGGcatgtcttggtcttcttggccgaggtcgcgtcctgcgatcacatcaagtcagctcgcagctcgagCTTGGTCAAAGATTCCTGCAATCAAGTGTATTAATTAGGACGCGAAAATTGTGTAAAATTAATTACGCattaattgggtaattaatTTGTCAGTATAAATATGTACGGGGGAAGTCTTTGTAAAGGAGGGAACATTTTTTCTCAAGCAGTAATATACAGTTTTAGCATTCAAACActctttttcagtttggaactCTTAACGGTGATAAGCACCTCTTCACATAAATCAATTCGGAAGGAGAGAATTGATCTCAGTTCTCAcaaatactgcataatataaaatattaaactaatccaaaagttgcatagaaacttgaaaacatcctatattatgaaacaaaaaacttttctaaaacatctatattttgaaaccgaGGGAGTGtagttcttatatataaataccCGACATTTTTAGTGGGTTTTTCGGTAAATATCCGGATTTTCAGGTAAAATTTTGGGTATTCAAAAATATGTTTCGAATATTCggatattaaattattaatatgtaCGTATCTTTTCGATATTTTCGGGTTCGGATTTTTAGATATAAAAGGGATTAGGATCCAATATAGTAAAAACTAAACTTTTGGATTTGGATTCAGATAAGATTTTTCGAGTCGGCCAGTTTCGGTTCAGGTATTCAAAGTATTTTTTTCCCCAAACCTAGTTAAGTCCTTAAGAATATGAACTCCTAACACTACTTATATGTGGCTGGTCAGGCCCGTGGAGCAGCACAAACAGCTCGGGACGGAGAGGGAGATTCAGCAGTCAGCAGAAACCACCACTTTCGCAGGAGATATTGGTTCTTGAAAGGCTTAAAGAGAGgagaagataaaagagaagagagttgcATGGAATTGCATTTTTGTTGAATTTCTTGTAAGGATATTGTCCACCCTATCTTCATGAAGGTCACAAATACACCaccagtttttatttttattaagattttaaaacattactATTTGTCTCGATCTGTCTTGCAATGgcatatactaaaaaaaatgattgatttagatcacttattttatatatttgtatcatgTTTAAATGAcgcaaaaataatttacatcactttaataaatgatttccattttgttgatgtaaataatttgtatcGCTGAGATAAATATTTGCTTCAATTAATCTGATCGATGTTCGTTTACATCACttacaaaaaatattgtaagtcttacataatttttactaaattgatataaaatatttgaatcaatAATTTCtcaaaactaatgtaaaatatttatatcatttaaaaattaatgtgaaaATCAATATTACAATAAATAATAGGGCAATTGACAAATATAGCACAGATTCTTTCCAAGTGTAGCACCGCATATATAAGggttttatgcaaaaaaaaccctccaactagtttttttttgcaagaaaacccTCCAGGTGTGGAAAATGCAAGTCAATACCACCAACTCGAAAGTCACCCGCAATACAGCCCTCTCCCGTATCGATGACGTGGCATCCGTCTATATCGTTTAAAAACGTAACAGAAatcaaaacgacaccgttttcgTCTTTTAAAAACGACACAAAGTCCCCTGTCGTTTTAAAGTCACAAAAACAAGATCgtgaaacataaaatttgatttGGGGATTAGGGTTCATCGCTGGGTTTGATTTGGGGAAAAGAGATTTAGGTTATAGATTTCGATTAGGATTTAGGAGTTCAaagtttggtcttttttttcctccttcATCTCTTTCGTTCACAATGTCTGATTCATACTCTCTATCAAACACAAGTCAAGTTGAATATGAGGATGCTGAATATGGGATTCCTACAGTTTGTTACTGTGGTGAAAGGCCAAGGCTTGAACCTTCTTTTACAAGGACAAACCCAGGAAGGCTCTtctacacatgtcaaaatagagatgtaagtttttttataatttggttatattttgCGACTATGGTTGAATTATTGTGATAAATGTTGAATTGtggataaattttatttgaattatggtttaaatatttatttgtagGATGGAGAATGTCATATTTGGAAATGGTGGGATGTAGCTATGATGGAAGAACTAAGGGCACTGAAGCAAGAAACTTATGGCTGTCCTAGTTTGAAACGAATGCGTGAAATAATTCAGGTCCAAAGAGACGAGATTGCTCACCTCTATGATATCCAATCAAAAAATCAGATGGAGTTGGATAGCCTTAAGGTATTGATTGCAAATAAAAGAGATGGAATAGCTATGGAGTTGAAGAATGTGTTTGTTGCggcttttgttttgcttgcaATGATAATCTATTTGTTTTAGTAGAATATTAAGTAATTGCGGATGGAGATCTTtcaattttgattgtttttgaaaGGCTCTTCAAGTAGTTTAGGTGTatggttttgtattttgttggtgTATGACGTGTGTGTTAGTATGTGAAATTTGGTTTGGACATGTATTTTGGTCTGTAACAATGAGAATTTCGAATGGTCTTAACAAGATTACAAAGACAATGGTTTGGACATGTATTTTGGTCTTAACAACAAGAATTTCGAATGGTCTTAACAAGATAACAAACACAATGGTTTGGAGATGTATTTTGGTCTTAAGAAGATAACAAACACAATGATTTTTGTGAAATAAACTCAAGTTTAAAACAGACGATggttaaaacacacaaaagaaaaggtttgtCAAACAGAAATCAACTCATAAgattcaaaacacacacatgatGCTTTCccttatttcttctttccacGTCCACGTGAAACCTCCATTTTCTTGCGTTCTCTAGCTTGATACAGACTGCTTGGTAGTATGGTGTTGTCTCGTGCATCAGTTATAGACCTCCCTACCTGAATATAGTCGTCACCAGTTACAGGACTGGTGAATACACCATAACCTTCCTgcacaatcacaatcacaacacaaattcagttttgtttttggccAAAGTAAATAGACTAGACCAACATTAATCAACATTAATAAGAATCGACAAACGAAAAGGCTTGGAAAGTCTCACTA is from Camelina sativa cultivar DH55 chromosome 20, Cs, whole genome shotgun sequence and encodes:
- the LOC109131163 gene encoding uncharacterized protein At4g04775-like, which encodes MSDSYSLSNTSQVEYEDAEYGIPTVCYCGERPRLEPSFTRTNPGRLFYTCQNRDDGECHIWKWWDVAMMEELRALKQETYGCPSLKRMREIIQVQRDEIAHLYDIQSKNQMELDSLKVLIANKRDGIAMELKNVFVAAFVLLAMIIYLF